A DNA window from Agrobacterium vaccinii contains the following coding sequences:
- a CDS encoding carbon-nitrogen hydrolase family protein translates to MKISLIQTNPQSDRQANLKITYDLMTEALKTDQPDLIVLPEYFEVYGTTTEEKLALAEPAGGAAYTMVQDFARENKVFVHAGTIMEKVEGENRIYNTSFVFDREGNEVAAYRKIHMFDIVAPDGTAYKESATVKPGEDIVTYEIDGMKVGCAICYDIRFFELFLQLEKAGCDIIILPAAFTLQTGKDHWEVLARARAIETQTYFVACGQTGSVTVNGEKRACYGHSLVCDPWGHTIARASDPVGYVTARIDTKEISRVRNLIPMTQHRRLACA, encoded by the coding sequence ATGAAAATCAGCCTTATACAGACCAATCCGCAGAGCGACCGCCAAGCTAACCTGAAGATCACCTACGATCTGATGACGGAAGCCCTCAAGACGGACCAGCCGGACCTCATCGTTCTGCCGGAATATTTCGAAGTCTATGGCACGACGACGGAAGAAAAGCTCGCCCTTGCCGAACCAGCCGGGGGAGCCGCCTATACTATGGTGCAGGACTTCGCCCGCGAGAACAAGGTCTTCGTCCATGCCGGGACCATCATGGAAAAGGTCGAGGGTGAGAACCGTATCTACAACACCAGCTTCGTGTTCGACCGCGAGGGCAACGAAGTCGCAGCCTACCGCAAAATCCACATGTTCGACATCGTCGCGCCTGATGGTACCGCCTACAAGGAATCGGCAACAGTCAAGCCGGGCGAAGACATCGTCACCTATGAGATCGACGGCATGAAGGTAGGTTGCGCGATCTGCTACGATATCCGCTTTTTCGAACTCTTCCTCCAGCTAGAAAAAGCAGGATGCGACATCATCATTCTGCCAGCCGCCTTCACCTTACAAACCGGCAAGGACCACTGGGAGGTTTTGGCCCGTGCACGCGCCATCGAAACACAAACGTATTTCGTTGCCTGCGGCCAGACGGGCAGCGTCACCGTGAATGGTGAAAAGCGGGCCTGCTATGGCCACTCGCTGGTTTGCGACCCATGGGGCCACACGATTGCCCGCGCGTCTGATCCGGTCGGATACGTTACTGCTCGCATCGATACGAAGGAAATTTCGCGCGTGCGCAACCTCATCCCCATGACCCAGCATCGCCGTCTGGCCTGCGCGTAA
- a CDS encoding ABC transporter permease, which translates to MATVTDTFQIAEAPRRKRTFPFLIIALLLPMAIINFIAFVLPVARLAMISFIESRSGGVLTNNYTLENYVDFFTDSFSIELISNSLILGFGVTCITLCCAYPIALFLHRVSPKWRNMLFVITVSPLLVSSVVRTYGWMVILGDQGVVNGILMSSGIIDSPLRLTNNTLGVFIGMVEVLIPYMALSLIAGFGRLENVYEEAAASLGANSWTRFRRVILPLTAPGIALGCLLCFVLSISSFITPKLLGGGRVFLLATEIYDQAVIQLEWPTAAAISVIVLIIFGIALAVYSRVVKRFD; encoded by the coding sequence ATGGCAACCGTAACCGACACCTTCCAAATTGCTGAAGCGCCGAGACGCAAACGTACATTTCCCTTCCTGATCATCGCCCTGCTCCTGCCAATGGCGATCATCAATTTCATCGCCTTCGTGTTGCCTGTTGCCAGACTGGCGATGATATCCTTCATCGAAAGCCGTAGCGGTGGCGTACTGACGAACAACTACACGCTGGAAAACTACGTCGATTTCTTCACCGACAGTTTCAGCATCGAGCTTATCTCCAACTCCCTGATCCTGGGTTTTGGCGTGACCTGCATCACGCTGTGCTGCGCCTATCCGATTGCGCTTTTTCTGCACCGGGTCTCCCCGAAGTGGCGCAACATGCTGTTTGTCATCACTGTGTCCCCGCTGCTCGTCAGCAGCGTGGTCCGAACTTATGGCTGGATGGTCATTCTCGGAGATCAGGGCGTAGTCAACGGCATCCTGATGTCATCCGGCATCATCGACAGCCCCCTGCGCCTGACCAACAATACGCTGGGTGTCTTCATCGGCATGGTCGAAGTGCTCATTCCCTATATGGCGCTGTCGCTGATCGCAGGCTTCGGTCGTCTGGAGAATGTCTACGAGGAAGCCGCTGCCTCTCTTGGTGCCAATAGCTGGACCCGCTTTCGCCGTGTCATCCTTCCGTTGACGGCACCCGGCATCGCGCTCGGCTGCCTGCTCTGCTTCGTTCTTTCCATCAGCTCGTTCATCACACCGAAGCTTCTGGGTGGCGGACGCGTCTTCCTGCTGGCGACCGAAATCTATGATCAGGCCGTCATCCAGTTGGAATGGCCGACCGCAGCGGCGATCTCCGTCATCGTCCTCATTATTTTCGGCATCGCCCTTGCCGTCTACTCCCGCGTCGTCAAGCGCTTCGATTAG
- a CDS encoding alpha/beta fold hydrolase, with translation MAFIDAKDGTTLHVKDMGTGSPVILIHGWPLTGDMFEYQTVALLEAGFRVLTYDRRGFGQSGHPADGYNYDTFADDLASVIESLDLRDVSLVGFSMGGGEIARYLSRHGAERISKAVLVASVAPYLLKDDSNPGGVDASVFEGMKDDIRKDRFAFLQSFAKTFYGVGLVSSPVSQGVLDWSFVLGVMASPKATIDCVDAFGKTDFRPDLAAFTIPTLVIHGTADKTVPIDPSGRAAAKGITGAQLIEYDGEPHGLFATVPDRLNRDLIAFLG, from the coding sequence ATGGCTTTCATAGACGCAAAAGATGGCACGACATTGCATGTAAAGGATATGGGAACCGGAAGCCCGGTCATTCTTATCCATGGCTGGCCTTTGACCGGCGATATGTTCGAGTATCAGACCGTAGCGCTGCTCGAAGCAGGTTTCCGCGTGCTTACCTACGACCGTCGTGGGTTCGGCCAGTCCGGCCATCCAGCGGATGGATATAATTACGATACATTTGCCGACGACCTCGCGAGCGTAATCGAAAGCCTCGATCTACGGGATGTATCACTCGTAGGCTTCTCCATGGGTGGTGGCGAGATTGCCCGCTATCTTTCGCGTCATGGTGCCGAGAGAATTTCCAAGGCGGTTCTCGTGGCCTCGGTTGCTCCTTACCTCCTCAAGGATGACAGCAATCCTGGTGGCGTCGATGCCAGCGTCTTCGAGGGCATGAAAGACGATATTCGCAAGGATCGCTTCGCGTTCCTTCAGAGCTTTGCCAAGACATTCTACGGTGTCGGCCTGGTCAGCAGCCCGGTCAGCCAGGGTGTGCTGGATTGGTCATTCGTTCTCGGCGTCATGGCGAGCCCGAAGGCAACGATCGATTGTGTCGATGCATTCGGCAAGACCGATTTCAGACCCGATCTCGCCGCTTTCACGATCCCAACGCTGGTCATTCATGGAACAGCGGATAAGACCGTGCCGATCGATCCATCGGGCCGTGCCGCTGCCAAGGGCATCACGGGTGCCCAACTCATCGAATATGACGGAGAACCTCACGGCCTATTCGCGACCGTACCAGATCGCCTCAACCGCGATTTGATCGCATTTCTGGGATGA
- a CDS encoding LysR family transcriptional regulator: MNIRFLETVVWLAELRSFRVTADRMNITPAAISNRISAMEQELGIRLFERDTRDVHLTREGRAFVSGARDIINRYNRLVSDVAPPETLEGTIRIGLVPSMALAILPGIMETLRQRFPRIRVSVTTDASLTILSKLEKRELDIILGFHGTQVEKYRIVDLCTLGMFWIANSAFPADDDNMSRADLMMHPIISYEVGTQAYKRMVEYLPANSFGQGVVHYSNSLATTISMVAAGIGISVLPPIVIQNELRLGTLKVLNVRQPFPATDYFAVYLENPSSRLSPLIASIASEVAAEFCSLYDNALAVHI; encoded by the coding sequence ATGAATATTCGTTTTCTGGAAACCGTGGTCTGGCTCGCCGAACTGAGAAGTTTTCGCGTCACTGCCGACCGCATGAACATCACACCAGCCGCCATTTCCAATCGTATTTCGGCCATGGAACAGGAACTTGGCATCCGGCTTTTCGAGCGCGACACACGCGATGTGCATCTGACGCGTGAAGGTCGCGCTTTCGTCTCCGGCGCTCGCGACATCATCAATCGTTACAATCGTCTGGTCTCTGACGTCGCACCACCTGAAACACTGGAGGGCACAATTCGCATTGGTCTCGTTCCTTCGATGGCGCTGGCCATCCTTCCCGGCATCATGGAAACGCTCCGACAGCGCTTCCCCCGCATCCGTGTATCGGTGACGACGGATGCATCCCTGACGATCCTTTCCAAGCTGGAGAAACGCGAACTCGATATCATTCTCGGGTTCCACGGCACGCAGGTCGAAAAATACCGGATCGTCGATCTCTGCACACTTGGCATGTTCTGGATCGCCAACAGCGCATTTCCCGCCGATGACGACAATATGAGCCGGGCTGATCTGATGATGCATCCGATCATATCCTATGAAGTCGGCACGCAGGCCTACAAGCGCATGGTTGAGTATCTGCCCGCCAACTCCTTCGGCCAAGGCGTGGTGCACTATTCCAACTCACTTGCCACGACGATCAGTATGGTGGCCGCTGGCATAGGGATATCGGTCTTGCCGCCCATCGTTATTCAAAACGAATTGCGGCTTGGTACGCTGAAGGTGCTGAACGTCCGCCAACCTTTTCCCGCGACAGATTACTTTGCGGTATATCTTGAAAACCCCTCATCCCGCTTGTCTCCCCTCATCGCATCGATTGCATCCGAGGTGGCCGCCGAGTTCTGCTCGCTTTACGACAATGCGCTTGCTGTTCACATCTGA
- a CDS encoding TetR/AcrR family transcriptional regulator, with protein MNDETKTGGALGRMPGKKRKSPKGAMRRETILAAAMQHFAKDGYQSASFASIAADAGLSLPGLLHYFPTKVDLLLAVLEKRDLESTSAVGPKYEDWRRVLLGLVDVARLNQDIPNVVQAFAVLNAESLTADHPASRWFALRASNLTDNLVFSLRKGISDGEIKPDIDPSSIAAELIGMMDGLQMLWLRYPGEIDMVMIFSGYINRLIEAIELR; from the coding sequence ATGAATGATGAAACGAAAACAGGTGGGGCCCTCGGCCGTATGCCTGGCAAAAAGCGCAAATCCCCCAAGGGCGCGATGCGCCGGGAGACTATTCTTGCAGCGGCAATGCAGCATTTTGCCAAAGACGGTTATCAAAGCGCATCATTCGCATCTATAGCCGCCGATGCTGGCCTTTCCTTGCCGGGACTTCTTCATTATTTCCCGACGAAGGTGGATTTGCTTCTTGCCGTTCTCGAAAAACGAGACCTTGAGAGCACATCGGCTGTTGGACCGAAATACGAGGACTGGCGCAGAGTGCTACTCGGCTTGGTGGATGTCGCCAGATTAAACCAAGATATTCCCAATGTGGTGCAGGCGTTTGCGGTGCTCAATGCCGAAAGCCTGACCGCCGACCACCCGGCAAGCAGGTGGTTCGCACTGCGCGCCAGCAATCTCACGGATAATCTCGTCTTTTCCCTGAGAAAGGGGATATCAGACGGCGAAATCAAACCCGATATCGACCCGTCGTCTATCGCAGCGGAGCTGATTGGGATGATGGATGGGCTCCAGATGCTCTGGCTCAGATATCCAGGCGAGATTGATATGGTGATGATATTCTCGGGCTACATAAATCGGCTGATCGAGGCGATAGAGCTTCGCTGA
- a CDS encoding MFS transporter: MSIATPDIVATPSATGTKASVGLPFILTYGLASVGFFTAVMTPVAMTLAIRVNTLDPVGKGASLGAILGLGALFALLANPVFGQLSDRTRSRFGRRKPWLVGGVIVGSLAQILMAYTSSLVMIGIAWCVIQTAYNAMLAALVATVPDQVPEHQRGLVSALAGMSIYIALLIGSGILALTGTASNAMFLIPTAIGLVSVLVFVLVIEDRPSTETPQQTMPGVSELLGSFWVNPVKHPDFGYAWLSRFLVFFGFAVLTSYQVYYLMDHLKIAEGAIGDIMFISTLITAICVVGSSFVSGYMSDRMGRRKAFVLIAAMTYALGIVVIVFASDLTSFYSGIAVTSIGFGVYMAVDQALVVDILPDRETHAARNLGVLNIANAVPQSIAPAVAPFLLAIGNAGGQNYGVLYAAAAISAFLGALAIAPVRGVR; encoded by the coding sequence ATGAGTATTGCAACCCCTGACATTGTCGCTACCCCTTCGGCAACTGGCACTAAAGCCTCGGTCGGCCTGCCCTTCATTCTCACTTACGGACTTGCCAGTGTCGGCTTCTTTACGGCGGTCATGACGCCCGTTGCGATGACGCTGGCCATTCGGGTCAACACGCTTGATCCCGTCGGCAAAGGCGCAAGTCTGGGTGCCATTCTGGGTCTTGGCGCACTTTTCGCGCTGCTGGCAAACCCTGTATTCGGTCAACTTTCGGATCGAACACGCTCCCGCTTCGGTCGGCGCAAACCCTGGCTGGTCGGCGGCGTGATCGTCGGCAGTCTCGCACAAATCCTCATGGCCTATACATCAAGCCTAGTGATGATCGGCATCGCCTGGTGCGTGATCCAGACGGCGTATAATGCCATGCTGGCAGCACTCGTCGCGACTGTTCCAGACCAGGTGCCGGAACATCAGCGTGGTCTGGTGTCGGCGCTTGCGGGGATGTCGATCTATATTGCGCTTTTGATCGGCAGCGGCATTCTGGCCCTGACCGGAACGGCTAGCAACGCAATGTTTCTGATCCCAACAGCCATCGGGTTGGTGTCGGTTCTCGTCTTCGTCTTGGTAATTGAAGATCGCCCTTCGACGGAGACACCGCAGCAGACCATGCCGGGAGTGTCCGAACTGCTGGGCAGCTTCTGGGTCAACCCCGTCAAACACCCTGACTTCGGCTACGCATGGCTCAGCCGCTTTCTGGTGTTCTTCGGCTTTGCCGTGCTGACATCCTATCAGGTCTATTACCTGATGGACCATTTGAAGATTGCCGAAGGCGCTATCGGCGACATCATGTTCATTTCAACGCTGATCACTGCGATCTGCGTCGTCGGCTCGTCCTTCGTGTCCGGTTACATGTCGGACCGCATGGGTCGCCGCAAGGCTTTCGTATTGATCGCAGCCATGACCTATGCGCTGGGTATCGTGGTCATCGTTTTTGCAAGCGACCTCACCAGCTTCTACAGCGGCATAGCCGTCACATCTATCGGCTTTGGGGTCTACATGGCGGTCGATCAGGCGTTGGTCGTGGATATCCTGCCGGATAGGGAGACCCATGCGGCAAGAAACCTTGGCGTTCTCAACATCGCCAATGCCGTGCCGCAGTCCATTGCCCCGGCTGTCGCGCCCTTCCTTCTCGCCATCGGCAATGCAGGAGGCCAGAATTATGGCGTCCTTTATGCTGCTGCGGCCATCAGTGCCTTCCTCGGCGCACTGGCCATCGCCCCCGTACGCGGGGTGCGCTGA
- a CDS encoding ABC transporter permease → MIGQLSIPFRLLVASIYLFLLAPILIVLPLSFSNDSYMTFPPESWGIRWYVAMFSHSGFINAFWISLTIAVTVTVLGLAAGVPAAFAIRRRRFIGREFLLNLFTAPLLLPSIVLGLAILLVFVQARLLGTYTGLIIAHLIITTPYVIRIMLTAFSTLPPSVEEAATMLGASPFTVVRRITLPLMMPGFIASAALSFLLSFDEVVISLFITGPRLRTLPVEIFDYVESQTDPMTAAVSVVLVAATLAIIFLIERTLGLSRTVGK, encoded by the coding sequence ATGATCGGCCAATTGAGCATTCCATTCCGGCTTCTTGTCGCCAGCATCTATCTCTTTTTGCTAGCTCCTATTCTGATCGTTCTGCCACTGTCCTTCAGCAATGACAGCTACATGACTTTTCCGCCGGAAAGCTGGGGCATCCGCTGGTATGTGGCGATGTTCAGCCATAGCGGTTTCATCAATGCGTTCTGGATCAGCCTCACGATTGCAGTCACCGTGACGGTACTGGGACTGGCAGCGGGTGTGCCCGCAGCCTTTGCCATCCGTCGCCGGAGGTTCATTGGCCGCGAGTTTCTGCTCAACCTCTTTACAGCGCCCCTGCTTCTGCCGTCCATCGTTCTTGGCCTCGCCATTCTTCTGGTGTTCGTTCAGGCACGGCTGCTTGGCACCTATACGGGTTTGATCATTGCCCATTTGATCATCACCACCCCCTATGTCATCCGCATCATGTTGACGGCGTTCTCAACGCTGCCGCCATCCGTGGAAGAAGCGGCGACCATGCTGGGTGCATCACCATTCACCGTCGTGCGTCGCATCACCCTGCCGCTGATGATGCCGGGCTTCATCGCAAGTGCCGCACTATCTTTCCTTCTTTCCTTTGACGAGGTGGTCATCTCGCTGTTCATCACCGGTCCGCGCCTGCGCACCCTGCCAGTGGAAATCTTCGACTATGTGGAAAGCCAGACCGACCCGATGACCGCCGCCGTATCGGTCGTGCTCGTGGCCGCGACGCTTGCCATCATCTTTCTCATCGAACGCACGCTCGGCCTTTCCAGGACCGTCGGCAAGTAA
- a CDS encoding HpcH/HpaI aldolase family protein, with the protein MDNIALWMSQPHFGFLEIAKTCGVKQLVIELEHGTFDLGTLDQFLAFSKSLGIPTLTKVIAPTTEAIQQALDFGSDGVILPHILGVDHAREVTKAAKYPLLGIRSYAGGRVFGYARPSSDAFEAENKRTKCYVMVETAESLADVEKIIALDTVDGLFPGPSDLALARGRGAYAFNEEDRKDLSRISRAARDAGKSWIMPAWTPAERNFALDEGAEMLVVATQTMTLRAGIMSTINALKQEKIVA; encoded by the coding sequence ATGGACAATATCGCGCTCTGGATGTCGCAGCCGCATTTCGGCTTTCTGGAAATCGCAAAGACTTGTGGCGTCAAGCAGTTGGTGATCGAACTGGAACACGGGACTTTCGATCTCGGCACGCTCGACCAGTTTCTGGCCTTTTCCAAATCGCTGGGCATCCCGACCCTGACCAAAGTCATCGCGCCGACGACGGAAGCCATTCAGCAGGCACTGGATTTCGGATCGGATGGCGTCATCCTTCCCCATATTCTTGGCGTCGATCATGCGCGGGAGGTGACGAAAGCAGCAAAGTATCCGCTGCTGGGTATCCGCTCCTATGCAGGAGGCCGCGTGTTTGGTTACGCCCGCCCATCTTCGGATGCCTTCGAGGCCGAGAACAAGCGTACCAAATGCTACGTCATGGTCGAGACGGCAGAAAGCCTGGCTGACGTCGAAAAGATCATTGCGCTTGATACCGTGGACGGCTTGTTTCCGGGACCATCCGATCTAGCGCTCGCCCGGGGCCGCGGAGCCTACGCGTTCAATGAAGAGGATCGCAAAGACCTTTCCCGCATTTCCCGAGCGGCGCGTGACGCTGGCAAGAGCTGGATCATGCCAGCTTGGACCCCAGCAGAGCGAAATTTTGCGCTCGATGAAGGCGCGGAAATGCTGGTTGTCGCCACCCAGACCATGACGCTACGCGCCGGCATCATGTCCACCATCAATGCACTCAAGCAGGAAAAGATCGTCGCCTAA
- a CDS encoding RraA family protein: protein MYVIKDMPAQVPQEDLDLLSGVETATVGHWRLLGFMDRQIQPLLPGRRVVGTAVTLAIAGPDSTLLHHATGQLRPGDILVVDRLGDDKYACWGGGVTVAAKAAGAVAGIVDGPCTDLTEIQVSDFPMWSRGLSPITTRLYDLGGGFNIPVSCGGAVVMPGDAILADESGVLVIPRDEVRAVSEEALKRQETGKKREASVRDKVQKLGDMTGASAKVLAKLA, encoded by the coding sequence ATGTACGTCATCAAAGACATGCCGGCGCAGGTTCCGCAGGAAGACCTCGATCTTCTGAGTGGTGTGGAGACTGCAACCGTAGGCCACTGGCGTCTACTCGGCTTTATGGACCGTCAGATCCAGCCGCTGCTTCCCGGTCGCCGCGTTGTCGGAACAGCCGTGACATTGGCCATCGCAGGCCCGGATTCCACGTTGCTGCACCATGCCACCGGGCAACTGCGACCGGGTGACATTCTCGTTGTAGACCGTTTAGGCGACGACAAATATGCCTGCTGGGGCGGCGGCGTGACGGTTGCGGCCAAAGCCGCTGGCGCGGTTGCCGGAATTGTGGACGGTCCTTGCACCGACCTCACTGAAATTCAGGTTTCTGATTTTCCGATGTGGTCGCGTGGTCTCTCTCCCATCACGACGCGGCTCTACGATCTTGGTGGCGGCTTCAACATTCCCGTCAGTTGCGGCGGTGCCGTCGTGATGCCGGGAGACGCGATTCTTGCCGATGAGAGCGGCGTCCTCGTCATTCCGCGCGATGAGGTACGCGCCGTTTCCGAGGAGGCGCTAAAACGCCAGGAAACCGGAAAGAAACGCGAAGCCAGCGTGCGCGACAAGGTACAGAAACTTGGTGACATGACCGGTGCCAGCGCCAAGGTCCTGGCAAAGCTCGCCTGA
- a CDS encoding glycoside hydrolase family 3 C-terminal domain-containing protein, whose amino-acid sequence MIENILNQMTLEEQVSLLAGADFWTTLPVERLGVPKIKVTDGPNGARGAGSLVAGVKATCFPVAIALGATWNPALVARMGVALAGQAKSKGASVLLAPTVNIHRSGLNGRNFECYSEDPLLTAALAVAYIQGVQSKGVAATIKHFVGNESEIERQTMSSDIDERSLRELYLLPFEQAVKKAGVMAVMSSYNRLNGTYTSEHEWLLSQVLRKEWGFDGIVMSDWFGSHSTAATVNAGLDLEMPGPSRDRGEKLVEAVHKGEVKAKTVREAARRILTLLERVGAFETAPDLTESSLDLPEDRALIRQIGAEGAVLLKNDGILPLAKTTLDSIAVLGPNAAEARVMGGGSAQIAAHYTVSPLQGIRAALSNANSVHHAAGCSNNRLIEVFASDMQVDYFKGRQLEGTPVHSETVAKGEFFWFDLPSAELNPADFSARITARFVSSDSGEHVFGMTNAGLAKLYIDGKLVVNGYDDWKPGDNYFGTANSEQRQSVELEAGRSYTLTIEYCSPAATADGIHLTAIRFGVEKPLGDAAIEEAVAKAAACDVALVFVGREGQWDTEGLDLPDMRLPGRQEELIEKVAAVNANTVVVLQTGGPVEMPWLGKVKAVVQMWYPGQELGNAVADVLFGNVEPGGRLPQTFPKSLSHNSAITENPLVYPGQDGHVRYDEGVFVGYRHHDTHGVEPLFPFGFGLGYTQFAWGTALSSSTAMGEDGITVTVDVTNIDARKGSEVVQLYVRPLDSTFSRPEKELRAFAKLELEPGETKTATLKVSIRDLSLFDVEAKAFRSDAGAYELLIAANAGDIRDRIAITNPTLWMGHVSDLSI is encoded by the coding sequence ATGATCGAGAATATCCTGAACCAAATGACGCTTGAGGAGCAGGTCTCGCTGCTCGCCGGGGCCGACTTCTGGACGACTTTACCGGTCGAGCGTCTCGGCGTTCCCAAAATCAAGGTTACGGATGGCCCCAATGGCGCACGCGGTGCCGGATCGCTGGTGGCCGGTGTCAAGGCAACCTGCTTTCCCGTGGCCATCGCACTCGGTGCCACCTGGAACCCCGCGCTCGTGGCGCGTATGGGCGTGGCATTGGCGGGTCAGGCGAAAAGCAAAGGCGCATCCGTTCTGCTCGCGCCCACCGTCAACATTCACCGCTCAGGCCTCAATGGCCGCAATTTCGAATGCTATTCCGAAGACCCGTTGCTGACGGCGGCTTTGGCCGTTGCCTATATTCAGGGCGTACAGAGCAAGGGTGTTGCCGCAACGATCAAGCATTTCGTCGGCAATGAATCCGAAATCGAACGCCAGACCATGTCGTCGGATATCGATGAGCGCAGCCTGCGAGAACTCTATCTGCTGCCTTTCGAACAGGCTGTGAAGAAGGCGGGCGTGATGGCGGTCATGTCCTCCTATAACCGCCTCAACGGCACCTATACGAGCGAACATGAATGGCTGCTGAGCCAGGTGCTGCGCAAGGAATGGGGCTTCGACGGTATCGTCATGTCCGATTGGTTCGGTTCGCATTCCACGGCAGCCACCGTCAATGCCGGTCTCGACCTTGAAATGCCCGGCCCAAGCCGCGACCGTGGTGAGAAGCTGGTCGAGGCCGTGCACAAGGGCGAGGTCAAGGCGAAAACCGTGCGCGAGGCTGCGCGCCGGATTCTAACGCTGCTGGAACGCGTCGGCGCCTTTGAAACGGCACCAGACCTCACAGAAAGCTCTCTCGACCTTCCCGAAGACCGCGCCCTCATTCGCCAGATCGGTGCCGAAGGTGCCGTGCTGCTCAAAAATGACGGTATTCTGCCCCTGGCCAAGACAACGCTCGACAGCATCGCCGTCCTCGGTCCCAATGCTGCCGAAGCACGCGTCATGGGTGGCGGCAGCGCCCAAATTGCAGCGCATTACACCGTCAGCCCGCTTCAAGGTATTCGTGCAGCGCTTTCGAACGCCAATAGCGTCCATCATGCTGCAGGATGCAGCAACAATCGCCTGATCGAGGTCTTCGCGAGCGATATGCAGGTGGATTACTTCAAGGGCAGACAGCTGGAAGGCACGCCAGTTCACAGTGAAACGGTAGCCAAGGGTGAATTCTTCTGGTTCGACCTACCGTCGGCAGAGCTTAATCCGGCAGACTTCTCGGCCCGGATAACTGCACGCTTTGTGTCGTCCGACAGCGGCGAGCATGTCTTCGGCATGACCAATGCCGGCCTCGCCAAGCTCTATATCGATGGCAAGCTTGTCGTGAACGGCTATGATGACTGGAAACCCGGCGACAATTACTTCGGTACTGCCAACAGCGAACAACGCCAGTCCGTGGAATTGGAAGCTGGCCGCAGCTACACGCTGACCATCGAATATTGCTCTCCGGCTGCGACCGCCGATGGCATTCACCTGACCGCCATTCGCTTCGGTGTCGAAAAGCCGCTTGGCGATGCTGCCATTGAAGAGGCCGTTGCCAAGGCGGCTGCTTGCGATGTCGCGCTCGTCTTTGTCGGACGTGAAGGCCAGTGGGACACCGAAGGTCTCGATCTCCCCGACATGCGCCTTCCCGGTCGCCAAGAGGAACTGATCGAGAAGGTTGCCGCCGTCAATGCCAATACGGTCGTCGTACTTCAAACCGGTGGCCCCGTGGAAATGCCTTGGCTGGGCAAGGTCAAGGCAGTCGTGCAGATGTGGTATCCCGGTCAGGAGCTCGGTAACGCCGTAGCCGATGTTCTCTTCGGTAACGTGGAGCCCGGTGGTCGTCTGCCGCAGACGTTCCCGAAGTCGCTTTCTCACAATTCCGCCATTACTGAAAATCCACTGGTCTATCCCGGTCAGGATGGTCACGTTCGCTATGATGAAGGCGTTTTCGTCGGCTATCGCCACCACGATACGCACGGCGTAGAGCCACTGTTCCCATTCGGCTTCGGTCTGGGCTATACACAGTTCGCGTGGGGCACAGCACTGTCGTCATCTACCGCCATGGGCGAAGACGGCATCACCGTCACGGTCGATGTGACCAACATCGATGCTCGAAAGGGCTCGGAAGTTGTGCAGCTTTACGTCCGTCCACTGGATTCCACCTTTTCACGGCCAGAAAAGGAATTGCGCGCATTTGCGAAGTTGGAACTTGAGCCGGGCGAGACAAAAACCGCAACACTGAAAGTGTCTATCCGCGATCTCAGCTTATTCGATGTCGAGGCAAAAGCCTTCCGTTCGGATGCAGGCGCATATGAACTGTTGATAGCCGCCAATGCCGGTGACATTCGAGACCGTATCGCAATCACCAACCCGACGCTTTGGATGGGTCACGTTAGCGATCTTTCCATCTGA